A part of Methanothermobacter thermautotrophicus genomic DNA contains:
- a CDS encoding 4Fe-4S binding protein, producing MDENNCCGDAQKTISGCGCSCGFLEYPDQSEVPEPETPSTAASREFLSRLEDYARSLGIVNIGYAPITPAVILADDFKYRNAVVFTLKMDDELIGTPPGEEAQSLNDRLYDELADLTFRLSDYLRENGYGAVAIHPMSGLLDLTSLAQNAGIGFKGTNGLLIGPENGPAQKVSAVLTSISNLPQKASEHSWIPEYCSRCGKCIKACPEDALVEVDTCCGSTVLLLEDRCLGCSEGCTYCIESCPFYSKGYETVRSKFMKLRQKLEERTNDKA from the coding sequence ATGGATGAAAATAACTGCTGTGGAGATGCACAGAAGACCATCAGTGGATGCGGCTGCAGCTGTGGATTTCTTGAGTACCCTGACCAGTCAGAGGTTCCTGAACCTGAAACACCATCCACCGCAGCCAGCAGAGAATTCCTGAGCAGACTTGAGGATTACGCACGTTCACTCGGTATAGTCAACATAGGTTATGCGCCCATAACCCCTGCGGTTATCCTTGCAGATGATTTTAAGTACAGAAATGCTGTGGTATTCACATTGAAGATGGATGATGAACTGATAGGCACCCCTCCCGGTGAGGAGGCCCAGTCCCTGAATGACAGACTCTACGATGAACTTGCCGATTTAACCTTCAGGCTTTCAGATTACCTCAGAGAGAATGGATACGGTGCCGTGGCCATCCACCCCATGAGTGGACTCCTGGATCTCACATCCCTGGCCCAGAATGCAGGTATTGGTTTTAAGGGGACTAACGGCCTTCTCATAGGTCCAGAAAATGGCCCGGCCCAGAAGGTATCCGCAGTGCTCACGAGCATATCCAACCTTCCTCAGAAGGCCAGTGAGCATTCATGGATCCCTGAGTACTGTTCAAGGTGCGGTAAATGCATAAAGGCCTGTCCTGAGGATGCCCTGGTGGAGGTAGATACCTGCTGTGGATCCACAGTTCTGCTCCTTGAGGATAGATGCCTTGGATGCAGTGAGGGATGCACCTACTGCATAGAGAGCTGTCCATTCTACAGTAAGGGCTATGAAACGGTCCGATCAAAATTCATGAAGTTAAGGCAGAAGCTGGAAGAAAGGACAAATGATAAGGCCTAA
- a CDS encoding RimK/LysX family protein, giving the protein MLLDDADLKKLLRFTLTEKRVIEKLQIPPDAFLPLLFSIRFGGDWSLRKNSGRFMAIKEKVTRFDEDEMVGRTLEIVYLFLNPRIISEEGTVYRFEKCGSRNERELVMRPYRVVVDGDYILRAVLDPLDLKIRLKRLEKPLKFTGSGAYGVAHEMEHLEGDESRGTPFWEFEYEIEE; this is encoded by the coding sequence ATGTTATTGGACGATGCTGATCTGAAGAAACTCCTCAGGTTCACCCTCACTGAGAAGAGGGTTATTGAGAAACTCCAGATCCCCCCTGATGCCTTCCTACCCCTTCTTTTCTCCATAAGATTCGGTGGGGACTGGAGTCTGAGGAAGAACTCCGGCAGGTTCATGGCCATAAAGGAGAAGGTCACCCGCTTTGATGAGGATGAGATGGTCGGCCGGACCCTTGAGATAGTGTACCTTTTTCTGAATCCCCGGATCATCAGTGAGGAGGGAACAGTTTACCGCTTTGAGAAGTGCGGTTCCAGGAACGAGAGGGAGCTTGTGATGAGACCCTACCGTGTTGTTGTGGATGGTGACTACATTTTGAGGGCCGTCCTTGACCCCCTTGACCTTAAGATCCGGCTTAAAAGGCTGGAAAAACCCCTCAAGTTCACAGGATCAGGTGCCTATGGCGTTGCCCATGAGATGGAGCACCTTGAGGGTGATGAATCGAGGGGCACCCCCTTCTGGGAATTTGAGTACGAGATAGAGGAGTGA
- a CDS encoding cyclic 2,3-diphosphoglycerate synthase: protein MKATETMICLVDGEHYLPVTRAAVETLDSMEHIDVKALIFIGGTEKLRTSSPEEYTEMMGRPVHFGDDPHRIPYKLIGELIRKYGADTVMDLSDEPVLDYSKRFRIASVVLGEGAVYRGPDFEFQPLTEYEILEKPSLKILGTGKRIGKTAVSAYAARLIHERQYNPCVVAMGRGGPEEPEIVHGDRIEITPEFLMEQSDRGVHAASDHWEDALMSRILTVGCRRCGGGMVGDVFITNMKRGAETANRLDADFVILEGSGAAIPPVKSNRHIVLVGANQPLINIKNFFGPFRIKLADLVIVTMCEEPMAGEEKVREIVEFIESINPEAEVITTVFRPKPLGEIGGKNVLFATTAPDSVKDLLVEYLESEYSCRVVGTTPHLSNRPLLQRDIERYIGDADVMLTELKAAAVDVATRDALEAGLEVIYCDNIPVVKDGTQDELDEAIISVVERAIADFNLKKTP from the coding sequence ATGAAGGCCACAGAAACCATGATCTGTCTTGTTGATGGAGAGCACTACCTGCCTGTGACAAGGGCAGCTGTTGAAACCCTTGACTCAATGGAGCACATTGATGTGAAGGCCCTGATCTTCATTGGTGGGACAGAGAAGCTCAGGACATCCTCACCTGAGGAATACACTGAAATGATGGGAAGGCCGGTCCACTTCGGTGATGACCCCCACAGGATTCCCTACAAACTCATAGGAGAACTCATAAGAAAGTATGGGGCAGACACCGTCATGGACCTCAGTGATGAGCCAGTCCTTGACTACTCCAAGAGGTTCAGGATAGCCTCAGTCGTCCTTGGTGAGGGTGCAGTCTACCGGGGCCCTGACTTCGAATTCCAGCCCCTGACAGAGTATGAGATACTTGAGAAGCCCTCACTCAAGATACTTGGCACAGGTAAGAGGATAGGTAAAACTGCAGTATCCGCCTATGCCGCCCGTCTGATCCATGAGCGCCAGTACAACCCATGTGTCGTTGCTATGGGCCGTGGGGGCCCTGAGGAACCTGAAATAGTCCATGGCGACCGGATCGAGATAACCCCCGAGTTCCTTATGGAGCAGTCAGATAGGGGTGTGCATGCAGCCTCTGACCACTGGGAGGATGCCCTCATGAGCAGGATACTCACTGTTGGCTGCAGACGATGCGGGGGCGGTATGGTGGGGGATGTTTTCATAACCAACATGAAGCGTGGCGCCGAAACCGCCAACAGACTGGATGCAGACTTTGTTATCCTTGAAGGAAGCGGTGCAGCCATCCCACCCGTGAAATCAAACCGCCACATAGTCCTTGTGGGCGCGAACCAGCCCCTCATAAACATAAAGAACTTCTTCGGGCCCTTCAGGATTAAGCTTGCGGATCTTGTTATAGTCACCATGTGCGAGGAGCCCATGGCAGGGGAGGAAAAGGTCAGGGAGATAGTCGAGTTCATTGAATCCATAAACCCCGAAGCTGAGGTCATAACAACGGTCTTCAGGCCAAAGCCCCTTGGCGAAATTGGGGGTAAGAATGTGCTCTTTGCAACAACAGCCCCTGACTCAGTGAAGGACCTCCTGGTTGAATACCTTGAATCAGAGTACAGCTGCAGGGTTGTGGGCACCACACCGCACCTATCAAACAGGCCCCTCCTTCAGAGGGACATAGAGAGGTACATAGGTGACGCTGATGTGATGCTGACTGAACTCAAGGCAGCTGCAGTTGACGTTGCAACCAGGGACGCCCTTGAGGCCGGACTCGAGGTCATCTACTGTGACAACATCCCCGTTGTTAAAGATGGTACCCAGGATGAACTTGATGAGGCAATAATCTCCGTCGTGGAAAGGGCGATAGCCGACTTCAACCTTAAAAAGACTCCATGA
- a CDS encoding UPF0058 family protein, which yields MYKDEMIQLHQFLVYVLKYLENGYDIKDECEEYFSLNISPHHIHRTKAEHKYAIFVLSSAISEILAKKEGNNLPPNVVNGLSELARRSRKEVVKMEAKLEAK from the coding sequence ATGTATAAGGATGAAATGATACAACTGCACCAATTTCTGGTATATGTCTTGAAGTACCTTGAGAATGGATATGATATAAAGGATGAATGCGAGGAGTACTTCTCTCTGAACATCAGCCCCCACCACATTCACCGTACCAAGGCCGAACATAAGTACGCTATTTTTGTGCTCTCAAGCGCCATCTCCGAGATCCTCGCCAAGAAGGAAGGTAACAATCTTCCACCAAATGTTGTGAATGGCCTCTCAGAGCTTGCAAGGAGATCAAGGAAAGAAGTAGTCAAGATGGAGGCCAAACTCGAGGCCAAGTAA
- the hisD gene encoding histidinol dehydrogenase, protein MKITEFDHRRISELVERARLDVDEVIGPVADIISMVREGGDGALRELTQKFDGVTVDNFRVSQEEIDEAHENLDQGVKEALMEAAMNIEEFHRMQMPSDWMSEVRPGVMAGQVVRPLESVGCYIPGGRAVYPSTILMTVIPARIAGVERIVCCTPPAGDGSVPDAVLVAADMAGAHEIHRVGGAQAVAAMAYGTETIRSVDKIVGPGNIFVTAAKKLVYGEVDIDFPAGPSEVLIIADETAIPEYIALEILAQAEHDPQAASVLVTDSRDLALEVKGMVHENIKYMERANIIRESLERYGMIVLTADIDEAVEFSNAYAPEHLVIMTDSPEETLEGIRNAGSIFLGDLSPVAAGDYGSGTNHVLPTSGCARMYSGLSTESFIKKPTVQRITREGLQNLKGSVLKLAEYEGLQAHAESFRRRLRD, encoded by the coding sequence ATGAAGATAACAGAATTTGATCACAGACGGATTTCTGAACTTGTTGAAAGAGCAAGGCTTGACGTTGATGAGGTCATCGGACCAGTGGCAGACATCATATCCATGGTGAGGGAGGGTGGTGACGGCGCCCTCCGGGAACTCACCCAGAAATTCGATGGCGTGACCGTTGATAACTTCAGGGTCAGCCAGGAGGAGATAGATGAGGCCCACGAAAACCTCGACCAGGGGGTTAAGGAGGCCCTCATGGAGGCAGCCATGAACATTGAGGAATTCCACAGAATGCAGATGCCCTCCGATTGGATGTCCGAGGTTAGACCGGGGGTCATGGCTGGCCAGGTGGTGCGCCCCCTTGAGAGTGTGGGCTGCTACATCCCGGGTGGAAGGGCTGTGTACCCCTCAACGATACTCATGACCGTGATACCTGCAAGGATAGCAGGTGTTGAGAGGATAGTATGCTGCACCCCGCCGGCAGGGGACGGTTCGGTACCCGATGCGGTTCTCGTGGCAGCCGACATGGCGGGGGCCCATGAGATCCACCGTGTTGGGGGAGCACAGGCTGTTGCAGCAATGGCCTACGGCACAGAAACCATCAGATCGGTCGATAAAATCGTGGGACCAGGTAACATCTTTGTAACCGCTGCAAAGAAACTGGTCTACGGTGAGGTGGACATAGACTTCCCTGCAGGACCATCAGAGGTCCTCATAATCGCAGATGAAACTGCCATCCCCGAGTACATCGCCCTCGAAATACTTGCACAGGCAGAACACGACCCCCAGGCAGCAAGCGTCCTTGTAACAGACTCCAGGGACCTTGCCCTTGAGGTGAAGGGGATGGTCCATGAAAACATTAAATACATGGAAAGGGCCAATATCATAAGGGAGTCCCTTGAAAGGTACGGGATGATAGTTTTAACAGCCGATATCGATGAGGCTGTGGAGTTCAGCAATGCATACGCCCCCGAACACCTTGTTATAATGACGGATTCTCCAGAAGAAACACTGGAGGGTATCCGTAACGCCGGATCCATATTCCTGGGTGACCTGTCCCCTGTGGCTGCAGGGGACTACGGGTCAGGCACCAACCACGTGCTTCCAACCTCAGGTTGTGCAAGGATGTACTCGGGTCTCTCCACAGAATCCTTCATCAAAAAGCCAACCGTACAGAGGATAACCCGGGAGGGCCTCCAAAACCTCAAGGGAAGCGTCCTGAAACTTGCAGAATACGAGGGCCTCCAGGCCCATGCCGAATCCTTCAGGAGGAGGCTCAGGGACTGA
- the aspS gene encoding aspartate--tRNA(Asn) ligase, with the protein MLLGDLRRTHYSKDIEPEMDGEEVTVMGWVHEIRDLGGIIFVLLRDRDGLIQITAPSKKIEKDLFKSIRKLKKESVVAFGGRVQESDKAPGGFEIIPSFLKVLNTSKQPLPLDPTEKVKAEIDTRLDARFLDLRKPSVSAIFKIKSRMLHSVRVFLEEQGFLEINTPKLVASATEGGTELFPITYFEREAFLGQSPQLYKQIMMSTGLDRVYEIAPIFRAEEHDTLRHLNEVISIDIEASFADHEDVMKILENLVVRVIEDVNEHCSDALETLGRTLEVPETPFERLEYDEAVELVNSKGVPMKHGEDLPRAAEKALGEIMDGYYFITSWPTAIKPFYVMPDEDDPERSHAFDLMYRDLEISSGAMRVHQHDLLVEKIKRQGLNPDSFESYLAAFEYGMPPHAGWGLGAERFNMTLTGVKNIRETVLFPRDRRRLTP; encoded by the coding sequence TTGTTACTTGGAGATCTTAGAAGGACTCACTACTCAAAGGACATAGAACCGGAGATGGATGGAGAGGAAGTCACGGTTATGGGATGGGTCCATGAGATAAGGGACCTTGGAGGAATAATATTCGTACTCCTCAGGGACCGGGACGGACTCATACAGATAACCGCACCCAGTAAAAAGATTGAAAAGGACCTCTTCAAATCCATAAGGAAGCTCAAAAAGGAGTCAGTGGTTGCCTTCGGGGGGAGGGTGCAGGAGTCAGACAAAGCCCCGGGTGGATTTGAAATAATACCCTCCTTCCTCAAGGTGCTTAACACATCAAAGCAGCCACTCCCACTGGACCCCACAGAGAAGGTTAAGGCCGAGATAGACACAAGACTCGATGCAAGGTTCCTTGACCTCAGAAAACCATCCGTAAGTGCCATATTCAAGATAAAAAGCAGAATGCTGCATTCAGTCAGAGTATTCCTTGAAGAACAGGGATTCCTCGAGATAAACACCCCAAAACTAGTTGCATCTGCAACAGAGGGTGGCACAGAGCTTTTCCCCATAACCTACTTTGAGAGGGAGGCCTTCCTCGGACAGAGCCCACAGCTATACAAGCAGATCATGATGTCAACCGGCCTGGACCGTGTCTACGAGATCGCCCCCATATTCAGGGCAGAGGAACACGACACCCTCAGGCACCTCAACGAGGTCATATCAATAGACATCGAGGCATCCTTCGCAGACCACGAGGACGTAATGAAGATACTCGAAAACCTTGTTGTGAGGGTCATTGAGGATGTGAATGAGCACTGCTCTGACGCCCTGGAAACCCTTGGAAGGACACTGGAGGTGCCTGAAACACCATTCGAGCGCCTTGAGTATGACGAGGCCGTTGAACTGGTTAACTCAAAGGGGGTCCCAATGAAACACGGAGAAGACCTTCCCAGAGCTGCTGAGAAGGCCCTTGGTGAGATCATGGATGGCTACTACTTCATAACGTCCTGGCCAACCGCCATAAAACCATTCTATGTCATGCCAGATGAGGATGACCCTGAGAGGAGCCACGCCTTTGATCTCATGTACAGGGACCTTGAGATATCCTCAGGGGCCATGAGGGTACACCAGCACGACCTCCTTGTTGAGAAGATAAAGAGACAGGGCCTGAACCCTGATTCATTTGAGAGTTACCTTGCAGCCTTTGAGTACGGCATGCCACCCCACGCAGGATGGGGCCTCGGGGCTGAGAGGTTCAACATGACCCTCACTGGAGTTAAAAACATAAGGGAGACGGTCCTCTTCCCGAGGGACAGGAGGAGGCTCACGCCGTAG
- a CDS encoding cobalt-precorrin-8 methylmutase, giving the protein MGASTGQGYEIARKSREIVRELISRDISSLSPGEAAIVERIVHSTADPEYARLTEFSKDFVDEALKSLRNSGGVLTDIEMVRAGISQPSQCYIREPAVRELAAERDITRAAASMEYAASHGFRGIVVIGNAPTALMRVIELTLEGLMDAEAVIGVPVGFVGAAESKEALRGTDIPHMITRGPKGGTPVAVAAANALIALSSDKEV; this is encoded by the coding sequence ATGGGAGCATCCACAGGTCAGGGCTATGAGATAGCAAGGAAGAGCAGGGAGATAGTGAGGGAACTCATCTCCAGGGACATATCATCTCTGTCTCCAGGCGAGGCAGCCATAGTTGAGAGGATAGTCCACTCCACAGCCGACCCGGAATATGCCCGGCTAACAGAGTTCAGCAAGGACTTTGTTGATGAGGCACTGAAATCCCTCAGGAATTCAGGGGGGGTACTCACAGACATTGAAATGGTCCGAGCAGGCATATCACAGCCCTCCCAGTGCTACATAAGGGAACCTGCTGTGAGGGAGCTTGCAGCCGAGAGGGACATCACAAGGGCCGCGGCATCAATGGAGTACGCCGCAAGCCATGGATTCAGGGGGATTGTGGTCATAGGCAACGCACCGACAGCCCTCATGAGGGTGATTGAACTCACACTTGAAGGCCTGATGGATGCCGAGGCAGTCATAGGTGTGCCGGTGGGCTTTGTAGGTGCTGCCGAGTCCAAGGAGGCCCTCAGGGGCACAGATATACCCCACATGATAACCAGGGGCCCCAAGGGTGGTACGCCCGTGGCAGTTGCTGCTGCGAATGCACTTATTGCATTATCCAGTGATAAAGAGGTTTAG
- the hemL gene encoding glutamate-1-semialdehyde 2,1-aminomutase → MKSEELFRRASKVLPGGVSSPVRRFDPHPFFAAGASGCMLESVDGERYIDYCLAYGPLILGHAHPRVVEAVNDQIKRGTTYGVPTEGEIELAEAIIERVPCAEMVRFTNSGTEATMAAVRLARAFTGRDRIIKFEGSYHGAHDYVLVRPGSGAATAPDSPGIPVDTVRNTLTVPFNNEEAIVELIEAVDDIACILVEPVMGNIGCIEPENGYLQFLRDITRENDILLIFDEVITGFRLAPGGAQEYYRVEPDLVTLGKIVGGGFPMGALAGRREIMENISPAGNVYQAGTFNGNPVSVTAGLQTLRILDEGMYSDLERKGSMLRAGLRDLLSDMDLEYQVAGPASMFQIYFTGEEVRDYQDAKKSDTGLFMEYFCGLLERGVFIPPSQFECCFISAAHESEHIETTIEAAEDVLSGLKN, encoded by the coding sequence ATGAAATCGGAGGAACTCTTCAGAAGGGCCAGTAAAGTCCTCCCAGGTGGTGTGAGTTCACCTGTGAGGAGGTTCGACCCCCACCCCTTCTTTGCAGCGGGGGCCAGTGGATGCATGCTTGAGAGCGTGGATGGTGAAAGGTACATCGATTACTGTCTGGCCTACGGCCCCCTGATACTGGGACATGCCCACCCACGTGTAGTTGAGGCAGTTAATGACCAGATAAAGAGGGGGACGACCTATGGTGTGCCCACAGAGGGGGAGATAGAACTTGCAGAGGCCATCATCGAGAGGGTGCCATGCGCCGAGATGGTAAGATTCACAAATTCAGGGACTGAGGCAACCATGGCGGCTGTGAGGCTCGCCAGGGCCTTCACAGGAAGGGACAGGATAATTAAATTTGAGGGATCCTATCACGGTGCCCATGACTACGTACTTGTGAGGCCAGGTTCAGGGGCAGCCACGGCACCTGATTCACCGGGAATACCCGTGGATACTGTCAGAAACACCCTGACAGTACCATTCAACAATGAGGAGGCCATTGTTGAACTGATAGAGGCAGTGGATGATATAGCATGCATACTTGTGGAACCTGTCATGGGAAACATAGGGTGCATAGAACCTGAAAATGGCTATCTGCAGTTCCTGAGGGACATAACACGTGAAAATGATATCCTCCTCATCTTTGATGAGGTGATAACGGGCTTCAGGCTTGCACCAGGGGGCGCCCAGGAGTACTACAGGGTGGAACCTGACCTTGTAACCCTTGGAAAGATAGTTGGAGGTGGCTTCCCGATGGGGGCCCTTGCAGGCAGGAGGGAGATAATGGAGAATATTTCACCTGCAGGTAACGTCTACCAGGCAGGTACCTTCAACGGGAACCCTGTATCTGTAACTGCAGGCCTTCAGACCCTCAGAATCCTTGATGAGGGGATGTACTCTGACCTTGAGAGGAAGGGGTCGATGCTGAGGGCTGGTCTTCGTGACCTCCTCTCTGACATGGACCTCGAGTACCAGGTCGCAGGTCCCGCGTCAATGTTCCAGATCTACTTCACCGGGGAGGAGGTCAGGGACTATCAGGACGCGAAAAAATCTGATACAGGGCTTTTCATGGAGTACTTCTGTGGCCTCCTTGAGAGGGGAGTCTTCATACCACCCTCACAGTTTGAGTGCTGCTTCATATCGGCTGCCCATGAGTCAGAGCACATAGAGACTACCATTGAGGCTGCAGAGGATGTCCTCAGCGGCCTTAAAAATTAA
- a CDS encoding DUF4012 domain-containing protein, which translates to MDTKNKIIIGLFIVILGLSIVTYENYMTNSQNVFVGEKHVLLLCADPSEPRPGIGAVDMAFIITMNEGKITNVTAVYPHNMAHPTAQPPASLRAQGVSRWFLHDALWENDTERGARLAQEIVEYNTGIKTDIVVIVTPQAVDGILQSIGPVYVEGKGYVSGNSIQFLREEQQQGATRGVAVQSLMKAMFNATKDRSKYLAMVKAGLQQYQQGNIVVVPEGAVVQFLISTGLERVS; encoded by the coding sequence ATGGATACCAAGAATAAGATAATTATCGGCCTTTTCATTGTAATCCTTGGACTTTCCATTGTGACCTATGAGAACTACATGACAAACTCACAGAACGTCTTTGTTGGAGAGAAACACGTACTTCTGCTCTGTGCCGATCCCAGCGAGCCACGGCCAGGTATAGGGGCCGTTGACATGGCCTTCATAATAACCATGAATGAGGGTAAAATCACCAATGTGACAGCCGTGTACCCCCACAACATGGCCCACCCCACAGCACAGCCCCCTGCATCACTGAGGGCACAGGGCGTCAGCAGGTGGTTCCTGCATGATGCCCTCTGGGAGAATGACACCGAAAGGGGTGCCAGACTGGCGCAGGAGATAGTGGAATACAATACAGGTATAAAAACGGATATAGTGGTCATAGTAACCCCCCAGGCCGTTGACGGCATACTGCAGTCCATAGGACCCGTCTACGTCGAGGGCAAGGGTTATGTTTCAGGAAACAGCATACAGTTCCTCAGGGAGGAACAGCAGCAGGGCGCAACCAGGGGCGTGGCGGTCCAGTCCCTCATGAAGGCCATGTTCAATGCAACAAAGGACCGCTCAAAGTACCTTGCAATGGTGAAGGCCGGTTTACAGCAGTACCAGCAGGGCAACATCGTCGTTGTGCCTGAGGGTGCCGTTGTGCAGTTCCTCATATCAACTGGCCTTGAAAGGGTGAGCTGA
- the mtxX gene encoding methanogenesis marker protein Mmp4/MtxX, whose amino-acid sequence MRIVAGVGENRNMERAASLVDFEVELVHSEEEFIEELRRGGDAYVRGSLPAASIMAELRGGGPLNRASWIEVGDTGFLLSPVGIDEGRTVDDRFKIAVSASEFLQRTGKEPKVGVISGGRRGDLGRSPEVDRSIHEGELLTSMIKDKYRVRHYHILIEEAVADGCNVIIAPDGITGNLIFRSLVLVGTARSYGAVALGFNGIFVDTSRSQTVEGYLRALEFAHWLAMGWNENCES is encoded by the coding sequence ATGAGGATAGTGGCTGGTGTGGGTGAGAACAGGAACATGGAGAGAGCTGCATCCCTGGTGGACTTTGAGGTTGAACTCGTCCACTCAGAGGAGGAATTCATAGAGGAACTCAGAAGGGGTGGTGATGCCTACGTGAGAGGGTCGCTCCCAGCCGCCAGCATAATGGCTGAACTCAGAGGAGGAGGACCCCTGAACAGGGCGTCATGGATAGAGGTGGGTGACACTGGATTCCTCCTCTCCCCGGTGGGTATAGATGAGGGGAGGACGGTTGATGATAGATTCAAAATTGCGGTCTCAGCCTCTGAGTTTCTCCAGAGAACCGGCAAGGAGCCCAAAGTGGGCGTGATATCAGGGGGGAGGAGGGGGGACCTTGGAAGGTCACCCGAAGTTGACAGGTCAATCCATGAGGGTGAACTCCTCACATCAATGATAAAGGATAAATATAGGGTGAGGCACTACCATATACTGATAGAGGAAGCCGTGGCTGATGGCTGTAACGTCATCATAGCACCAGATGGTATAACAGGCAACCTCATATTCAGATCACTGGTTCTGGTTGGCACTGCCAGGAGCTATGGAGCGGTTGCCCTTGGATTTAATGGAATTTTTGTTGACACATCAAGGTCACAGACAGTTGAAGGCTATCTGAGGGCACTTGAATTCGCCCACTGGCTTGCCATGGGATGGAATGAAAATTGTGAAAGCTGA
- the uppS gene encoding polyprenyl diphosphate synthase — protein MSPLKPLYKLYEWYLSRNLRRDRMPRHVAIIMDGNRRYSRLQGSMNPIEGHKKGIETLEKVLDWCVDLGIEIVTAYAFSTENFKRPENEVKGLMKLFKENFEAIASNEKIHKNRVRVRAVGKLELLPEDVRRAIEVAERSTEHYSDRLVNIAIGYDGRKEIVDATRKIAEDVKAGLIDPEDIDEDMINRNLYTAGLEDPHLIIRTSGEERLSGFLLWQSSYSELYFCDSLWPELRKVDFLRAIRSYQQRERRFGV, from the coding sequence ATGTCACCTTTAAAGCCCCTTTACAAGCTGTATGAATGGTACCTATCCCGCAACCTCAGAAGGGACAGGATGCCAAGGCATGTAGCCATCATAATGGATGGTAACAGGAGATACTCAAGGCTGCAGGGTAGTATGAACCCCATAGAAGGCCATAAGAAGGGCATAGAAACCCTTGAGAAGGTCCTTGACTGGTGCGTGGACCTCGGGATAGAGATAGTGACCGCATACGCCTTCTCAACAGAGAACTTCAAGAGACCAGAAAACGAGGTTAAGGGCCTAATGAAGCTCTTCAAGGAGAACTTCGAGGCCATAGCAAGCAATGAGAAGATACATAAGAACAGGGTGAGGGTCAGGGCAGTTGGAAAACTTGAACTCCTCCCTGAGGATGTCAGAAGGGCCATAGAGGTCGCTGAGAGGTCAACAGAGCATTATTCCGACCGCCTTGTGAACATAGCAATAGGATATGATGGAAGAAAGGAGATAGTTGACGCCACAAGAAAGATTGCAGAGGACGTTAAGGCGGGTTTGATAGATCCAGAGGACATAGACGAGGACATGATAAACAGGAACCTCTACACCGCGGGCCTTGAGGATCCCCACCTGATAATAAGGACCAGTGGTGAGGAAAGGCTCAGCGGGTTCCTTCTCTGGCAGTCATCCTACTCGGAGCTCTACTTCTGCGACAGCCTCTGGCCTGAACTGAGGAAGGTTGACTTTTTAAGGGCCATAAGGTCATATCAGCAGCGGGAGAGAAGATTCGGCGTCTAG
- a CDS encoding TatD family hydrolase: protein MGGIIIIDIHCHLDFKDFNRNREEVIERARSKLRAVIDSGVGIGGNRRALELASLNPGFIYPTMGFHPVDASKARPDIIGEVVSQIESNIDAIVAVGETGMDFHHTHDEEGRRRQEETFRVFVELAAEHEMPLVVHARDAEERALETVLEYRIPEVIFHCYGGSIETARRILDEGYHISISTLVAFSEHHMELVREIPVEGMLTETDSPYLSPFRGKRNEPVFVEEAIRVIAMIKDMDIEDVDRITTANAERVFGL, encoded by the coding sequence ATGGGAGGTATCATCATTATAGACATTCACTGTCACCTTGACTTCAAGGACTTCAACAGGAACCGTGAAGAGGTAATCGAAAGGGCCAGGAGCAAATTGAGGGCTGTTATAGATTCAGGGGTTGGTATTGGAGGTAACAGGAGGGCCCTTGAACTGGCATCCCTCAACCCGGGTTTCATATATCCTACCATGGGTTTCCACCCGGTTGATGCATCAAAGGCGAGACCAGACATCATAGGGGAGGTTGTATCGCAGATAGAATCAAACATTGACGCTATAGTGGCCGTTGGGGAGACAGGCATGGACTTCCACCACACACACGATGAGGAGGGCAGAAGGAGGCAGGAGGAGACCTTCAGGGTATTTGTGGAACTCGCAGCTGAACATGAAATGCCCCTTGTGGTCCATGCAAGGGACGCTGAGGAGAGGGCCCTTGAAACTGTCCTTGAATACAGAATACCCGAGGTAATCTTTCACTGCTACGGTGGAAGCATTGAAACGGCCCGCCGGATACTGGATGAGGGGTATCACATATCCATCTCGACGCTTGTGGCATTCTCAGAGCACCACATGGAACTTGTAAGGGAAATTCCTGTTGAGGGCATGTTAACGGAGACAGACAGCCCCTACCTTTCACCCTTCAGGGGGAAACGTAACGAGCCCGTCTTCGTGGAGGAGGCTATCAGGGTGATAGCCATGATCAAGGACATGGACATTGAGGATGTTGACAGGATCACAACAGCAAATGCAGAAAGAGTGTTTGGTTTATAG